One part of the Chryseobacterium mulctrae genome encodes these proteins:
- a CDS encoding ABC transporter ATP-binding protein, whose translation MLKAEQITKTYNAGKKTALDDFSIHVPKGSIYGLLGPNGAGKTSFIRIINQITQADSGNVFINGEKLNPNHIKDIGYMPEERGLYKNMSVGDQILYFGELKGMTKNDALNEAKKWFDKLNIDQWWKKKLSELSKGMAQKIQFVVTVLHRPHLLILDEPFSGFDPVNANLIKDQIIELKNNGTTIILSTHRMESVEEMCDYVALINNSKKIIDGRVFDVREKFKKNIFGVTLSEVNDDQFDQFKNKYGIFNMTHENNLVSFDLKNEADQNNILLDLVNVGKVRSFDERIPSMNEVFINAVSNHS comes from the coding sequence ATGCTAAAAGCTGAACAAATTACTAAAACCTACAATGCCGGAAAAAAAACCGCATTAGACGATTTTAGCATACACGTTCCGAAAGGAAGTATTTACGGTCTTCTAGGACCAAACGGAGCAGGAAAAACTTCTTTCATCCGAATTATCAATCAGATTACACAAGCCGATTCTGGGAACGTTTTCATTAACGGAGAAAAACTGAATCCGAATCATATTAAAGACATCGGTTATATGCCGGAAGAACGCGGTCTTTATAAAAACATGAGCGTTGGAGATCAGATTCTTTACTTCGGAGAACTGAAGGGAATGACAAAAAATGATGCTCTGAACGAAGCAAAAAAATGGTTTGATAAACTTAATATCGATCAATGGTGGAAGAAAAAACTCTCTGAACTTTCAAAAGGAATGGCTCAGAAAATACAGTTCGTTGTAACCGTTCTTCACAGACCCCATCTTTTAATTTTGGATGAACCGTTTTCAGGTTTTGATCCGGTGAATGCGAATTTAATTAAAGATCAGATTATCGAGCTTAAAAATAACGGAACTACAATTATCCTTTCTACCCACAGAATGGAAAGTGTGGAAGAAATGTGTGATTATGTTGCATTGATCAATAATTCTAAAAAAATAATCGACGGAAGAGTTTTTGATGTCCGCGAAAAATTCAAGAAAAATATTTTTGGAGTTACTTTATCTGAAGTCAACGATGACCAGTTTGATCAGTTTAAAAACAAATATGGAATTTTCAACATGACCCATGAAAACAATCTGGTTTCTTTTGATTTGAAAAATGAAGCAGATCAGAACAATATCCTTTTAGATCTGGTTAATGTAGGAAAAGTAAGATCTTTCGACGAAAGAATTCCGAGCATGAATGAAGTATTTATCAATGCGGTAAGCAATCACTCTTAA
- a CDS encoding T9SS type A sorting domain-containing protein, giving the protein MKKLLPLFIFIGATIGFSDNLKAQIKEPTSTNQKSDDGVLTAYPNPAKDFLMVKAKDSSLKIKNVSFYSILGTQVASYNINSNNAEINIQKLKPGKYLIRYILSDNTQKVTQIVKQ; this is encoded by the coding sequence ATGAAAAAACTTTTACCTTTATTTATATTTATTGGCGCTACTATTGGGTTTTCTGATAATTTGAAAGCACAAATAAAAGAGCCGACTTCCACTAATCAGAAATCTGATGACGGTGTGCTTACAGCATATCCGAATCCTGCAAAAGATTTTTTGATGGTGAAGGCGAAAGATTCTTCATTGAAAATTAAAAATGTTTCTTTTTATTCTATATTGGGAACTCAGGTTGCGAGTTACAATATCAACAGCAACAATGCTGAGATTAATATTCAGAAACTGAAACCCGGAAAATATCTTATCAGGTATATTCTAAGCGACAATACACAAAAAGTTACTCAAATAGTAAAGCAATAA